In a genomic window of Zootoca vivipara chromosome 5, rZooViv1.1, whole genome shotgun sequence:
- the LOC132592178 gene encoding uncharacterized protein LOC132592178 isoform X2, with amino-acid sequence MATILGLPETTTSGPVDSSDDDFVGPSGVLMPNASSTPMVVPAPPPVKRRSEGKQPRRTRRARQAKGRVSGQGQGGRTGASSNVVVSPVAPSQTLAVASRREGLSSASGEEALPVPARASSGGKRRHKSRSRRRAKRRKDDTSASTTSGSSSSSEGSDHSMGLYWAYGEVDSGLPRWAWARRANSHRARYGAVQECLDGELVPETTVSTNSTRDIIPGSHLSSKLRSRILDGKYVDIFDLAPPEEVVPEQENALVGTKKKGRGRKVERTFERWLDCYQVFSGVVVAAYPRRALHLIVYQSIVRSAYNMAGEAAAIAYDERFRRRASKIDTARFDRKDLDLWTTYVAPSVSRKPAEQQRAKTQPFKAAPKLRCWDFNKGMCQRPRCIYAHTCDRCGGSHPAVNCYAGRRPFRGGRGGFRQAPRGSAPALPAPPAASTSK; translated from the coding sequence ATGGCGACCATTCTGGGACTGCCTGAGACCACCACGTCTGGGCCAGTTGACTCGTCGGATGACGACTTCGTGGGGCCTTCTGGTGTTCTGATGCCGAATGCCTCTTCCACTCCTATGGTGGTGCCGGCGCCCCCTCCCGTCAAACGACGAAGTGAGGGGAAGCAGCCTCGGCGCACCAGGAGGGCGAGGCAGGCTAAGGGCAGAGTAAGTGGGCAAGGGCAGGGGGGGCGGACGGGGGCCTCCTCTAATGTTGTTGTTTCgcccgttgctccatcccagacTCTTGCCGTCGCCTCGCGGCGCGAGGGGCTTTCGTCGGCATCCGGCGAGGAAGCCCTCCCAGTGCCGGCTAGAGCGTCGAGTGGCGGAAAACGTCGTCACAAAAGTCGTTCCAGGAGGCGGGCAAAGAGGCGCAAGGACGATACCTCGGCTTCGACCACCTCAGGTTCGTCCTCTAGCTCCGAGGGTTCTGATCACTCTATGGGGTTGTACTGGGCTTACGGGGAAGTGGATTCTGGCCTTCCTCGTTGGGCCTGGGCTCGTCGAGCGAATTCGCATCGTGCTCGTTATGGAGCTGTTCAAGAATGTCTCGACGGAGAGTTGGTCCCGGAAACCACGGTTTCCACCAACAGTACTAGGGATATTATTCCGGGCAGTCACTTGTCCTCTAAATTGAGGTCTAGGATATTGGATGGTAAATATGTAGACATTTTTGATTTAGCTCCACCAGAGGAGGTGGTCCCTGAGCAAGAAAACGCCCTCGTTGGTACTAAGAAgaaaggcagggggagaaaggtgGAGCGGACTTTCGAGCGTTGGCTCGATTGTTATCAAGTTTTTTCCGGGGTAGTAGTAGCGGCATATCCCCGCAGGGCTCTACACCTTATCGTGTACCAGTCCATCGTAAGGTCAGCATATAACATGGCAGGGGAAGCGGCCGCAATTGCTTATGATGAAAGATTTCGCAGGCGGGCGTCAAAAATTGACACCGCCCGCTTTGACAGGAAAGACTTGGACCTTTGGACCACGTATGTGGCTCCGTCGGTTTCACGGAAACCCGCCGAGCAGCAAAGGGCTAAGACCCAGCCTTTTAAGGCGGCACCTAAATTGCGCTGCTGGGATTTCAATAAAGGAATGTGTCAGCGCCCGCGGTGTATTTATGCGCACACTTGTGACCGGTGTGGCGGTAGCCACCCGGCTGTTAACTGCTATGCGGGCCGGCGGCCCTTTCGTGGGGGTCGGGGAGGATTCAGGCAGGCGCCAAGGGGTTccgcccctgccctccccgctccccccgcaGCTTCCACATCAAAGTGA
- the LOC132592178 gene encoding uncharacterized protein LOC132592178 isoform X1 — protein MAAHPSTSGKSKRVIKGASQKLRSPASQAAGRVEAFIASIAGDPQALAQLGSGLDALLQNPASHPAASTSAGLPLEAGREAATTAMPPDRQGPDPLSAPSTSAGVSLDPGQATVAASQPLSPMATILGLPETTTSGPVDSSDDDFVGPSGVLMPNASSTPMVVPAPPPVKRRSEGKQPRRTRRARQAKGRVSGQGQGGRTGASSNVVVSPVAPSQTLAVASRREGLSSASGEEALPVPARASSGGKRRHKSRSRRRAKRRKDDTSASTTSGLADVHIWMVGHSIVHWAGLRAGQTPLGPRLGLPSNIQVTWMGKRGMRWGELLPLLRRKALLLGCPSALVIQLGENDIPAVDPLSLRLAILRDLLEIRTWFPDTVVFWSQMLQRMQWRGDIPPLAGERARKRVNSAASKRVYEIGGSLIRHPAINVRAPLLYRDDGVHLSPDGYDIWLRDVSEGLKSWLGL, from the exons ATGGCGGCCCACCCATCCACTTCAGGGAAATCTAAGAGGGTCATTAAGGGCGCTTCGCAGAAGCTGCGTTCGCCAGCCTCGCAGGCAGCGGGTCGCGTGGAAGCATTCATCGCTAGCATTGCTGGTGACCCACAGGCCCTGGCCCAGCTTGGATCTGGGCTTGATGCCTTATTACAGAACCCGGCCTCTCATCCTGCCGCCTCGACCTCTGCTGGTTTACCTCTGGAAGCAGGGCGGGAGGCGGCGACTACGGCCATGCCTCCAGACCGGCAAGGCCCagaccctctttctgccccctctaCCTCTGCAGGTGTATCCCTGGACCCCGGGCAAGCTACGGTGGCGGCGTCGCAGCCTCTGTCCCCCATGGCGACCATTCTGGGACTGCCTGAGACCACCACGTCTGGGCCAGTTGACTCGTCGGATGACGACTTCGTGGGGCCTTCTGGTGTTCTGATGCCGAATGCCTCTTCCACTCCTATGGTGGTGCCGGCGCCCCCTCCCGTCAAACGACGAAGTGAGGGGAAGCAGCCTCGGCGCACCAGGAGGGCGAGGCAGGCTAAGGGCAGAGTAAGTGGGCAAGGGCAGGGGGGGCGGACGGGGGCCTCCTCTAATGTTGTTGTTTCgcccgttgctccatcccagacTCTTGCCGTCGCCTCGCGGCGCGAGGGGCTTTCGTCGGCATCCGGCGAGGAAGCCCTCCCAGTGCCGGCTAGAGCGTCGAGTGGCGGAAAACGTCGTCACAAAAGTCGTTCCAGGAGGCGGGCAAAGAGGCGCAAGGACGATACCTCGGCTTCGACCACCTCAG ggctcgcggacgtgcacatatggatggtgggacattccatagtccattgggcaggccttcgcgctggccaaacgccattgggtcctcgacttggccttccatccaaCATCCAAGTGACCTGGATGGGCAAGAGGGGCATGCGCTGGGGGGAGCTTCTCCCTTTGCTGCGGCGCAAAGCCCTCTTGCTCGGGTGCCCGTCCGCCCTGGTGATCCAGCTGGGAGAAAATGACATCCCCGCTGTGGACCCGTTATCTCTTCGCCTGGCTATCCTACGAGATTTGTTGGAGATAAGGACTTGGTTCCCTGATACCGTCGTTTtttggtcccaaatgttgcagaggatgcaatggcggggtgatattcctcctctggctggggaaagagcTAGGAAGAGGGTTAACAGCGCAGCATCCAAACGGGTGTACGAAATCGGGGGGAGTTTGATTCGTCATCCCGCAATTAATGTTAGAGCCCCGCTTTTATATCGGGATGATGGGGTTCACTTATCCCCTGATGGGTATGACATTTGGCTGCGTGATGTGTctgagggtttaaaaagttggttaggtctctga